Below is a genomic region from Streptomyces sp. RPA4-2.
CCCGGAGCACCTGCACCTGGGTCCCCGGTTCGCCCGGCACCGCGGAGACGAGCACGGTCACCCGCCCGGAACGCACCGCCGAGTGCACCCCGGGCTCCTGGGAGAGGCGCTCGACCCCCAGCTCGTTGACCCGGTAGACGTGCACCTCGCCGGTCTCCGGGGAGGCCGCGGCCTCCCCCGCCGACGCCGAGACCAGCACATCGTCGTCCGAGACGTCGAGCACCGCGCGCACGTGCAACTGCGGCCCGGTCAGGAGGCGTTCACCGAACGCCAGTACCCGCGCCCCGCCCTCGTCGGCGATCCGTACGAGCTGTCCGCCGGGGCTCCAGCAGGGCACTCCATGGAAAAGATCAAGCCATTGTCGATCTTCGTCGGCATGCACCATCCGGGTCGTCCCGGTGTCCGGGTCGACGGCCAGGAACAGCTGGCTGCGCTGGTCCCGGGCCTGCACCAGGATCAGCGGCGCACCCGCCGCTGACCAGTGCACATGCGCCAAGTACGGGTACTGCGCCCGGTTCCAGGTGACCTCCGTGCGCGTCCCGTCGAGGGCGATCACGAAGAGCCGTACGTCCGCGTTGTCCGTTCCCGCCGACGGGTAGGCGACCTGCTGCGGAGCGTGTTCCGGCTGGGCGGGATCGGAGATCCACCAGCGGCGTACGGGCGCGTCGTCGACCCGCGCGACGAGCAGCCGGTCCGACTCCGGCGACCACCAGAAGCCGCGGGACCGGTCCATCTCCTCGGCCGCGATGAACTCGGCCAATCCATAGGAAACCGACTCCGGGTCCGCCTCGGGGTCCCGCTGCGCGAGCGCCCGGTCGTCCTCGCCCTCGGCGCCGACGACCCGCAGCGCGCCCTTGGAGACATACGCGACGAGCCGCCCGTCGGGCGAGGGGCGCGGGTCGATCACCGGTCCGGGGACGCGGAGTTCACGCGCCGTACCGGCCCGCAGCTCCGCCGTGAAAAGCCTCCCTGACAAGGCGAAAGAGGCCAACTCGACCGCGTTGTCGGTGGCGTAGCCGACCACCCCGGCGCCGCCCTCACGGCTGCGTTCGCGGCGCGCCCGCTCCGCGGCGGAGAGGCGTTCGCCGGCGCCTTTGAGCAGGGCTCCGGGATCGGCCGCGACGCGTTCCTGCCCGCCCGCCACATCGAGGACCCACAGCTGGTTCTCCCGGTCCGTGCCGGACGGGGACCTCAGGAACACGACCCGGGAACCGTCCGGGGAGACGGTGAACGCGCGGGGCGCGCCCAGGGTGAACCGCTGCGTCCGGGCGTACCGGCGCGGGAAGGAAAGAGGCTCGGTCGTCATGCCCCGACCATATTGGCCATGCGCCCCCTTGTGCGGCCGTGCGCCGATCAATGCGCGCGTACGGATAGTTATGATCACTAGCGGTGCGTGGGTAAGAACCTGCTGCCCGCTGTACGGAACGACCGACCCCCATGACCAACCCCCCATGTCCCTGGGATCTTTGGAGGTGATCCGCCGTGGCACTCTCGATTTCGGCGGTGGTGCTGCTGGCGATCATCGTCTTCATCCTGGTGAAGAAGTCGGGACTGAAGGCGGGGCACGCGGTCGTGTGCGTCCTGTTCGGCTTCTATCTCGCTTCCTCGACGGTCGCTCCCACCATCAGCGACCTCACGACGAACGTCGCGGACATGATCGGCAGCTTCAAGTTCTGACCCGGCCGACCACGACGTCCGGGCGGTCCGGACGGCCGACCCGCACGGTCGCCGGTCAGCGTGCTCCTGTCGCCCGCACCGAGCGGCGCCCACCTCGCGCGGCTGCCCGCCGTCGGGCAACTCCGGTCCCGGACGCTTCCCTTGGACCCGGCGGCGCACATCGTCGCCGGGCCGGCCGGCGGCCAACGCGGTGACGCACGGACGAGCCCCGGGACGGGACCTCCGGCTCACCCTCCACGCCGTCGGCGACACCCTCCGCACCGAGGCCGACGGCACACGCGGTGACCCTCTCCCGCTCGTCCGGCGCGCGGTCCCGCACGCCCGGCCGGGGGCTCGTCCCCGTCGACGTGTTTGCCCACCGCTGGGGTGCCGTAACGGGCCCGCCGCCGCGCGAGACGGTGTGCGCGGAGTTCGCTCTCCCACCGGAACCCGTCAACTCGGGCTCCGGTGCCAGGAGCGGTCTTCCCCAAGGAACACGAGGGTGAAAGAACCCGACCGAGCCCCACCCCTCCCGCCCGGCGGGCGCTCTCACCCGCGAGGGTGAACATCACCGACTCAGCTGGATTCGGGGGCCGTTGCCTGCCCTACGCTCAGCGCGACACAACCGCAAACATGCGACGGCCCCCGCCGGGACGGCAATCCCAGTGCGAGGGCCTGACCACCCAGGAAGATAAGAGCTTCCCGATGGATACGCAGAACCCTAGCGTGCGCCCGCACGCCCAGCCCGGGCTTGTCGGTAACAAGCACCCGGACCGGCGCCCGGCGCACTCCGTTGGTCTCACCCACGACAACACCCGCCACACCACCCGCTTCACGGTGATCGGCAACCACCTCGCCCAGCACTCCGAGCTCTCGCTGCTCGCGATCGGGCTGGCCGTGCACCTCCAGTCGCTGCCGAAGGGCGCCCGGGTCGACATCAAGACCCTCACCGCGCGCTTCCCCGAGGGCGCGACCCGGATCGCCGCCGCCCTGCGCGAGCTGGAGGCCCACCGCTATCTGCGGCGCGTTCGCGAACGCGTCCCCGGCGGCCGCATCGTCACCCGCACGGTCTCCTGCAACCAGCCCGGACGCGGCCGGGAGGAGGCGCCCGCGCGGTCCGCCCCGGCTCGCCCGGCGGCGGCCCGCAAGCGCGAGGAGCGCGCACCCCGCAGGCCACTCCCCGCCGTACCCCGTCCCGTCTGCCCGGCGCCCGCTCTGCTCCGGACGGCCACCGACCTTCTCGGGGACCTCCGCCGCCACGATCCCCGCCTGCTGCTCTCCGCCTGCGACACGGCCCACCTCGCCCCCGGCGTCGCCGCCTGGCTGGAGCGCGACGTCAGCCCCGGCGCCGTACGCCATGCGCTGACGAGCGACCTGCCGCCCGAAGGGCTCCGCCGCCCGGCCGCCCTGCTCGCGCACCGGCTCGCCGCCCAGCTGCCGCCTCCGCCGCCGTTCCGCGCCCCCGCGCGGCCGCCGGGCGTCCGGCACCCGCTCCAGACCTGCGACGGCTGTGAGAGGGCCTTCCGGGCCCCTGAACCCGGCCGCTGCCGGGACTGCCGGTCCGGCCTCCGGGCGGCCGTCTGATGCGAAGCCGCCGCCTCTGTGTCCCGCTCGTGCCTCAGGCCGCCCCGAGTGACCAGGGGTCGGGCGGCACCCGGCGTGACGGGCGCCTCGTAGGGTGGGTGTCATGACGGAACTGCCCGACCGGCGTCTGCTCCTGGTGCACGCGCACCCGGACGACGAGTCGATCAACAACGGCGCGACCATGGCCAGGTACACGGCCGAGGGCGCCCTCGTGACGCTGGTGACCTGCACCCTCGGCGAGGAGGGCGAGGTCATCCCGCCCGGACTCGCGCACCTCGCACCCGACCGTGAGGGCGGACTCGGCCCGCACCGGGTCGGTGAGCTGGCCGCCGCCATGAAGGAGCTCGGGGTCACCGACCACCGCTTCCTCGGGGGCCCCGGCCGCTACCGCGACTCCGGGATGATGGGCGTCGAGCAGAACCACCGCGCGGGCGCCTTCTGGTCCGCCGACGTGGACGAGGCCGCCGCCCACCTCGTCGAGGTGATCCGTGAGGTACGCCCCCATGTACTCGTCACCTATGACCCCGATGGGGGTTATGGGCATCCCGACCACATCCAGGCGCACCGCGTCGCCCTGCGCGCCAGCGAAATGGCCGCGGACCCGGCCGTCCGCGCCGACCTCGGCGCACCCTGGGAGATCGCCAAGGTCTACTGGAACCGCGTACCCCGCTCGGTCGCCGAGGACGGCTTCGCGCGGCTGCGTGAGGCACTCCCCGGGCTGCCCTTCGACGCGTCGGCCGCCTTGGACGACGTACCGGGTGTCGTCGACGACGCGGTGATCACCACCGAGATCGACGGGACCGCGTACGCCGCCGCGAAGGCCGCCGCCCTGCGGGCGCACGTCACCCAGATCGAGGTGGCCGAGCCGTGGTTCGCGCTCTCGAACGCGCTCGCCCAGCCACTTCTGACCACCGAGTACTACGAGTTGGTGCGCGGGGAGCGCGCGGGAACGGACCGGGAGACGGATCTGTTCGCCGGCACCGGTGACCCGACGGAGACGACCGAGACGACGGAGACGACGGAGACGGAGACACGATGAGTACGAGCGGACAGCGCGGGAGCGCGCTCGCCCAGCCGCTGCGGACCCCTTCGCCCGGACGGGCGGCCGCCTACACGGGGCTGTTCGTGCTCGGCGCCGTGGTCGGGGCGGCCGGAACGCTGGTGCAGTCCGGCTGGTTCCCCGGAGGCCTGCTGCTGGCCCTGGCGGGGGCGGCCGGGCTCTTCCTGGGCGGCTCCCGGGCCACCGGCTCGCGGGCCGGCGCCGTCGCGCCCGCGGCGGGCTGGATGGTCGCGGTGGTGCTGCTCACCGCCAGCCGTCCGGAAGGGGACTTCCTCTTCGGCGCGGGCCTCGGCTCGTACCTCTTCCTGCTCGGCGGGATGGCTGTCGCTGTGATCTGCGCCACCCTTGGGCTGGGGCGGCAACCGGACGGCTCCGGCGTCCGACTTGGGAAGTGACGTACCACTTCGCCGTATCGGACGGGTGCGGGTCCTGTGGCAGTTTCCTTCGCGGGCGAGGTTTGCGGGCCGGACACGGCCAGTATGGTGGTGCGCGCCGCCGAGCTGCCCGAGATGAGGTCGAGTAAACGGGCGGCGGAGCCAACCGGGAGAACCTGCCTTGAGTCGTGAAACTGACAGTTCGTCCTCCGGGCCCAACGGGCGCGGTGGAGCCGCGTACCCGTCGGGGACGCCCCCTTACGGGACCCCCATGGCTTCCGATATCGGTGCCGACGCGGGCCGTTCGGCCGGCGGCACGCCGCCGGAGGAGCGCAAGACCGAGACCACACTGACGACACGGATCCGGATCAACATCCCCGGATCGCGGCCCATCCCGCCGGTCGTCGTCCGCACACCGGTCGGGGACGCCGACGTGCCCGCCGAGCCCGCGGCCCCCGCGGGACCGCCCGCGGAGACGCAGCGCGCCATAAGTCCGCCGGCGGCCGCGGCCCCCGCGACCGACGGTGCGGGCGAGGCCGGGGAGAAGTCCAGCGACTGGTTCGCACCCCGCAAGTCCGGCGCGCCCAAGGGCGGCCCGGGCGGCGGGTCCACCAACGGTGCGGGCCTGCCCGGCGGTTCGGGTCCGGCGTTGCCGCCGGGCACGGGTGCTCCGGGCGGCCCGGGAGCCGGCGGCGCACGTCCGGGTGCTCCGGGCGGCAACGGCGCCGGTCCGCTGGGCATCACCGGCGGGGTCCGCCCCGGCGGAGCGAACATCCCCCGTCCTGGCGGGGGCGGCGGCACCAACGGCGCGGGTCTTCCCGGCGCCACCGGCGCCGGACCCGTGGCCCCCGGCCACGGCGGCGGCACCGGTTCCTTCGACGTCTCCGCGGCGCTGGGCAACACGGCGTCCTTCCCGGCCATCGGCACCGACGGTCCGGGCGGTCCGGCCGGCAACGGTGGTCCGGGCGGTCCGGGCGGCGAACCGCGCCGCGACGACCTCCCGTACTTCGCGGAGAACTTCTCCGACAACGGCATGGGCGGCCCGGTGGGCCCGACCGGCGGTCCGGTCACCGGAGACGGCCCGCTGGTGCCCCCGGCCGGCCCCGGCGTGGCTCCGGGCAGCCTGGCCGCGGGTGGCCCTGGTGGCCCGCGTGGTCATGGCGGACCGGGTGGACCTGGCGGTCTCGGTGGGCCGAGCACGGGGACCGGCTATTCCGGGGGCGGTCTCAGCGACGACACCGCGATCCTCACCCCGCAGAAGCCCGCGCCCGACCCGGGCGGCCACGGCTACGGCGGCCCCGGGGGCAACGTCTCCGGTCACACCCTGACCAGTGGCATCCCCGTCGTGCCGGCCGCCCCGAACTCCCCGTTCGGGCCGGGCACGCACACCGACGGCCCGCTGCCGCACACCCCGCCGAGGGCGTCCGCGCCGGCCCCGAAGCCGGCCGCGCCGTCCAAGCCGGCCAAGAAGAAGGGCCGCAACAAGCCGGCCCTGCTGGGTGTCCTCGTGGTGGTCCTGGCCGGTGGTGCCTACGGCGCAGGGCTTCTGATGAACCACTCGGACGTGCCCAAGGGCACCACCGTGCTCGGCGTCGACATCGGCGGCGGCACCCGTGACGAGGCCGTCAAGAAGCTCGACGACGCCTTCGGGGCCCGTATGAACAAGCCGCTCAAGCTTGCGGTGAACGGCACCACCGTCTCGCTCAAGCCGGACCAGTCCGGGCTCCAGCTGGACAGCCAGGCCACCGTCCGCGCCGCCGCGGGCAGCGACTACAACCCCGTCTCCGTGATCGGCTCGCTGTTCGGCCAGAAGCGCGTCGTCGAACCGGACATGCCCGTCGACAAGGAGAAGCTGCAGGCCGCCCTGGAGCGCGTCGCCGGCGGCTCCGGCTCGGCGAACGACGGCACGATCAGGTTCGAGTCCGGCAAGGCCGTCGCGGTCTACGGCAAGACGGGCAAGGGCGTCGACGTGGCGGCCTCCACCCAGGCCGTCGAGGACGCGTACCGCACGCAGGTCGAGACCGGCGCCGCCACCCCGGTGAAGGTCGCCACCACGACCCGTCAGCCGACCGTCTCGGACGCCGAGGTCGACCGGATGATGGCGAAGTTCGCCCAGCCCGCGATGTCGGCTCCCGTGACCGTGCGGACGGACGTGGCGCACTCGATCCCGCTGAGCCCGCAGAAGTCGCTGTGGAAGTTCCTCAGGGTGACGGCCACCGACGGCAAGCTGGTCGACAAGCCCGACCTGAACGCTCTGAAGGCGCTCTACGGCCAGACGTTCGACGGTGTGCTCATCGCCCGGGGCAACGGCGAGAAGACGCCCGTCACGCCCCAGGACGTCTACGGCGCCCTGCGCCAGGCGCTGATGAGCAAGACCGACCGGATCGCGGTCATCGCCACGAACCCGAGCTAGGCCCGTTTTGACCGCACGAGGGGGGCGTCCACCGGGCGCCCCCCTCGCCGTGTCCGCCACCGGGCCCGTCACCGGTCTCGTCACCCGGTTCGTATGACATCTGTCATCCGGCACTCGGGACCGCCGACACTGCCGGGCACGGGGTCCCCGCCGCCACCATGGTCGGCATGACAACGACAGCGGCACCGCCCACCACCCCGGTGGTCGGATTCGACCAGGTGACCAAGACGTACGGCAGTGTGCGCGCCGTGGACGGGCTCACGCTCGACCTGCACCCGGGTGAGACCGTCGCCCTGCTGGGGCCGAACGGTGCGGGCAAGTCGACCACCCTGGACCTGCTCCTCGGCCTCAAGCACGCCGACAGCGGCACCGTCCGGGTGTTCGGCACCAGCCCCCGTGAGGCCATCGTCGGCGGCCGGGTGGGCGCCATGCTGCAGAGCGGCGGCCTGATGGACGAGGTGACGGTCGTCGAACTGGTCAAACTCGCCTGCCAGTTGCACCCGAAGCCGTTCAGGGTCACCGAGGTGCTGGCCCGCGCGGGTATCTCGCAGATCGCCGACCGCAAGGTCAACAAGCTCTCCGGCGGCCAGGAACAGCGCGTCCGCTTCGCGCTCGCCACCGCCGGGGCCAACGATCTGATCGTGCTCGACGAACCCACCACGGGCATGGACGTCTCCGCCCGCCAGGCCTTCTGGGCCACCATGCGCGAACAGGCCGAACAGGGCCGGACCGTGCTGTTCGCCACGCACTACCTGGAAGAGGCCGACGCCATCGCCGACCGGGTGCTCGTGCTGCACCGGGGCCGGCTGCTGGCCGACGGCACCGCCGCCGAGATCAAGGCGAAGGCCGGCGCCCGCCGGATCGCCTTCGACCTGGAAGACCCCATCGACGAGACCGCGCTGCGGGCCCTGCCCTTCCTGACGACGATCGACGTCTCCGGGCACACCGTCCGCATCCAGTCCTCCGACGCCGACGCGACCGTGCACGCGCTGTACGGGCTCGGTCTCTACCCCCGAAATCTCGAAGTCGCCGGACTCGGCCTGGAGCAGGCCTTCG
It encodes:
- a CDS encoding S9 family peptidase, producing MTTEPLSFPRRYARTQRFTLGAPRAFTVSPDGSRVVFLRSPSGTDRENQLWVLDVAGGQERVAADPGALLKGAGERLSAAERARRERSREGGAGVVGYATDNAVELASFALSGRLFTAELRAGTARELRVPGPVIDPRPSPDGRLVAYVSKGALRVVGAEGEDDRALAQRDPEADPESVSYGLAEFIAAEEMDRSRGFWWSPESDRLLVARVDDAPVRRWWISDPAQPEHAPQQVAYPSAGTDNADVRLFVIALDGTRTEVTWNRAQYPYLAHVHWSAAGAPLILVQARDQRSQLFLAVDPDTGTTRMVHADEDRQWLDLFHGVPCWSPGGQLVRIADEGGARVLAFGERLLTGPQLHVRAVLDVSDDDVLVSASAGEAAASPETGEVHVYRVNELGVERLSQEPGVHSAVRSGRVTVLVSAVPGEPGTQVQVLREGKRAALVTSYAEHPGLSPRVTLTEGGARKIPCALLMPTDYDGEGPLPVLMDPYGGPHGPRVLAAHNAHLTSQWFADQGFAVIVADGRGTPGRSPAWEKAVRDDFTLTLDDQIDALHGLAERYPLDLSRVAIRGWSFGGWLAGLAVLRRPDVFHAGIAGAPVTDWRLYDTHYTERYLGDPATAAQAYAKSSLITEGGLSEPAEPHRPLMIVHGLADDNVVVAHALRLSSALLAAGRPHEVLPLSGVTHMTPQEQVAENLLLLQVDFLKRSLGMR
- a CDS encoding helix-turn-helix domain-containing protein yields the protein MDTQNPSVRPHAQPGLVGNKHPDRRPAHSVGLTHDNTRHTTRFTVIGNHLAQHSELSLLAIGLAVHLQSLPKGARVDIKTLTARFPEGATRIAAALRELEAHRYLRRVRERVPGGRIVTRTVSCNQPGRGREEAPARSAPARPAAARKREERAPRRPLPAVPRPVCPAPALLRTATDLLGDLRRHDPRLLLSACDTAHLAPGVAAWLERDVSPGAVRHALTSDLPPEGLRRPAALLAHRLAAQLPPPPPFRAPARPPGVRHPLQTCDGCERAFRAPEPGRCRDCRSGLRAAV
- the mshB gene encoding N-acetyl-1-D-myo-inositol-2-amino-2-deoxy-alpha-D-glucopyranoside deacetylase, whose protein sequence is MTELPDRRLLLVHAHPDDESINNGATMARYTAEGALVTLVTCTLGEEGEVIPPGLAHLAPDREGGLGPHRVGELAAAMKELGVTDHRFLGGPGRYRDSGMMGVEQNHRAGAFWSADVDEAAAHLVEVIREVRPHVLVTYDPDGGYGHPDHIQAHRVALRASEMAADPAVRADLGAPWEIAKVYWNRVPRSVAEDGFARLREALPGLPFDASAALDDVPGVVDDAVITTEIDGTAYAAAKAAALRAHVTQIEVAEPWFALSNALAQPLLTTEYYELVRGERAGTDRETDLFAGTGDPTETTETTETTETETR
- a CDS encoding DUF6113 family protein; the encoded protein is MSTSGQRGSALAQPLRTPSPGRAAAYTGLFVLGAVVGAAGTLVQSGWFPGGLLLALAGAAGLFLGGSRATGSRAGAVAPAAGWMVAVVLLTASRPEGDFLFGAGLGSYLFLLGGMAVAVICATLGLGRQPDGSGVRLGK
- a CDS encoding ABC transporter ATP-binding protein, with the protein product MTTTAAPPTTPVVGFDQVTKTYGSVRAVDGLTLDLHPGETVALLGPNGAGKSTTLDLLLGLKHADSGTVRVFGTSPREAIVGGRVGAMLQSGGLMDEVTVVELVKLACQLHPKPFRVTEVLARAGISQIADRKVNKLSGGQEQRVRFALATAGANDLIVLDEPTTGMDVSARQAFWATMREQAEQGRTVLFATHYLEEADAIADRVLVLHRGRLLADGTAAEIKAKAGARRIAFDLEDPIDETALRALPFLTTIDVSGHTVRIQSSDADATVHALYGLGLYPRNLEVAGLGLEQAFVAITAAEEAKSQ